The sequence CCTCATTCGTAGTTCATGACGGTCGTGGCGGTGATGGTGACGGGCCCCGTCAGTGCGCTGAACGCGGACCCCAGCACGAGACCGGTATAGGTATAGCTGACCGTCACCGACAACGGACTGCCCGAAGACGTCCCGCTCGGCTGACTGACGGTGATCGTGGGCGGGCTCGGCGTGCCGCCGGTGATGAGACTGTTCTGCGCGTACGCCAGCGCGACGCTGCTGATCTGCGCGCTCGTCAACTGCGGCACGTGCAACACGACGCCCGCGCGGGCCGCCTCGCGGCTCGCGTTCGTGATCACCGCCTTGTCGCACAGAACGAAGCTCACGTCGATGATGCCGAGGAGCACCATCAAGAGAAACGGAAGCATCAGAACGAATTCGAGCGAGACGACGCCGCGCTGCCCTCCGGCGAACCTCGCGCGTCGCGTCATTTTTTCGCCCTCGGCCCGGAATGCGCGGCGCCCGGCCGGACATCGCTCGCCGACGGCGGCGCTTCCGGCAGATCGCGCGACGCGAACTTCGCGCGCACGGCCCGATAGACGCGCAAGTTGTCGGCCACGGCCGAAGGCGGAAGCTCGGACGACAGAATCCGCTTGGCCGAATCCGCGTTGCCGAGAACGCCGTACGCGAACGCGAGGCTTTGCCGCGCCTGCCAAGGCGCGTCCGGCAGGCCCGCGACATCGAGCAGGACGTTCACGCCTTCGCGCGAGCGGTTGCTCAGCACGAGCGACAACCCGAGATTGATGCGCAGCCCCTGCTCATCGGGATGCGCGAGCAATGCATTGCGATAGACCGCCTGCGCGTCCGCGTGCCGCCCGTCCATGTCGAGCGCCGTGCCGAGCCCTTCGGCCACGAGCGGGTTGCCCGGTTGCTCGGCGAGCAACGCGCGATACAGGCGAAGCGCATCGTCGAGACGGCGCTGCCGCAGCGCGACGCGGGCGAGGCCGAGCCGCGCGCCGAGCTGGGCCGGCGCCTGCTCGGCGGCCTGCGAATACAGCACTCGCGCACGCTCCAGGTTGCCGGATCGATAATAGACGTCGCCCAGGCCGAGCCTTGCCGCCAGCGAATCCGGATGCGCGTCGAGCACCTTTTCGTACAGCGTGGCGGCAAGATCGACGTTGCCGCCGGACAGCGCGCTGTCCGCAATGCGCAGATCGGCCGCCGGATCGTCGATCCGATGCGACAGCGCCGGGCGCGGCTGGAATCCCGGCTGCGTGCATCCCGCAAAGACGATCGGCAAGGCGATCGCAAGCCAGGCCGTTTGCAAGATCGAATGTCTCATTTGAATATCGTGAGCAGGCGTATCACCGCGGGGCCGCCCGCGATCAACGCGACGGTCGGCAGAATGAACACCATCATCGGCAGCGTGATTTTCGGCGCGAGCTTCGCGGCTTTCTCTTCGAGCGCAAAGAGCTGCTCCGCCCGTTCGGCCCGAGACAGCGTGCGCAATGCCTGCGTGATCGGCGTGCCGTATTGCTGGGATTGAATCAGCGTCGCGGCGAGGGATCGCGCGGACGGAAGGTCGACTCGCGCGGCGAAGTTGACCAGCACGACGGCACTGCCTTCCCCGATCGTCATCTCGTCCGCGCAAACGGACAATTCGTCGGCAAGCGGCGGGCAGATGCGCACCAGTTCGAGCGCGACGCGCTTGATGCTGGTCACGAGACTGTTGCCCGCCATCGTGCAAACGACGAGCAGGTCGAGCGCGTCGGGCAGGCACGCGGCAATCTTCCGGCGACGGCGGGCGATCAGCGCGGCGAGGACATACTCCGGCACGATCAGGCCGACGACGAAGGCGCCCGTCATCGCCAGCAAACGAATGACGACATACGCGCCGAAGCGGGGGATGAACGGGCTCAGGAGAAGCGCGGCGCCCGCGAATAGAAGGCCGCTCGACAACTTGATCCCGATCATCGACGACACCGCGCGACGATCGCGCAAACCCGCCCGAGTCAATTGGCGGCCGAGCTTCACGCGCTGCATCGGATCGAATTCCGGCAACCGCTCTCCGAGCTGCGCCAGCCGCCGCGACAGCCCCTGACGAAGATCCCCGGCCTGGAACATCGTCATTCCGGACGTCGCGCCCGCCTGCCCGGTCGCGCGCCGCACGCGCTCGGCGATCCTAGCGCGCGTCCGCGCGCCCGGGTCGGCGAGCGCGACGGCGACACAGCCCAGCACGAGCAGCAACGCGAATCCGCGGCTGAGCAGGAACCACGCGGAGATGCCGGGAAAGGCTGTCATCTTGACGTATCCAGTTTCGACAATTTCCGGATCAGCACGAGCCCGATCGCGAGCATCACGGCGGCCGTCGTCAGCATCGTGTGGCCCGCATCCGTCTCGAACAGCAGTTCGACGTATGCCCGGTTCACGATGTAGAGCACGCCGATGATGACGAACGGCATCGCCGAAATGATGTTGGTCGTGATGCGCCCTTCGGCGGTCAACGCCCGGGATTTCAGCCGAATGTCCCGCCTGGTGCGGATGATCGCCGACAGCTCATCCAGGGTTTCGCCGAGGCTTCCTCCTGTCTCGCGCTGCAGCAGCAAGTACACGGCGAACAGCGAAAAGTCCGCGATCAGGAGCCGCCCCGCCGCCTGGCTCAGCACGTCCTTCAGCTCCACGCCCAGCCGCAGGCGGTCTCCCATGACGCGAAACGTCGAGCGCACCGGCTCGGCCGCGGCCTCGCCCGCGGTGCTGATCGCCTGCGTGACCGGAATGCCGGCGCGGGCCGAGCGCACAATCAAATCGATCGTATCGGGAAAGGCCTCCAGAAATCGGGTGCGAAACCGCGAGATCAACGCGCGATAGCTGAGCCTCACCGCAAGAAGCGGCAACCCCAGATAAATGAACGGACGCATCGCGCCGGGCGGGTCGAAGAACGCGATGACCGACGCCGCGGCGATCACGCCGGCCACCGCGCTCGCGCCCACGATGCGCAGGCCGCCGCTGCCGGCCACGGTACGAACGCGCTGGACGTATTGCTGAAGCCACGATCTAAGCCTGCCGCGCCGCTGTTCCAGGTTGAGCAGCGCGGTTCCGGATTCCGCCCGGGCGAGCGCCGCGCCGCCCGCATCCGCCGGCACGATTCGATGAAGCCGTTCGCTTATCAGGCGCTGCGGCGAATTGCGCACGCGATCGCGCAGCGACATCAGCGCCAGGCCGATCGCCACGATCACGAAGAATGCACAGACGGCAAAGACATTCGCCGTCATGATCGGAAGACCTCGTCCAACGAACTCTCGAGGCCGAAATAGGCGGCGCGCGCCGCAAACGCCGGCCGCAGCGACGTCGTTTCGAAACCGCCCTTGACCGTCTCTCTCGACGTGTCGGCATCCTGACGAAACAGGAACAGGTCCTGCGTGATGACCACCTCCCCCTCCATGCCGACGATCTCGGTGACTTTCGTCACGCGACGCACGCCGTCGCGCATCCGTTCGATCTGGATGATCAGATGCACGGCGCTCACGATCTGGCGGCGGATCGACAGAAGCTGGAGATTGGCGTTCGCCATCATGACCATGCTCTCGAGCCGGTTGATCGCGTCGCGCGGGGAGTTCGCGTGGATCGTCGTCATCGAGCCGTCGTGGCCGGTGTTCATCGCTTGCAGCACGTCGAACGCTTCCGGGCCGCGAATCTCGCCAAGAATGATTCGGTCGGGCCGCATTCGCAGCGCGTTGCGCACGAGATCCCTTTGCGAAATCTCGCCCAGCCCCTCGGTGTTCTCCGGGCGCGTTTCCAGGCTGACCACGTGCGGCTGAAGCAGTTGCAGCTCGGCGGCGTCCTCGATGGTCACGATGCGCTCGTGCTCCTCGATATGCTGCGACATCGCGTTGAGCAGCGTCGTCTTGCCCGAGCCGGTGCCGCCTGAAATGACGACGTTCAGCCGGCATGCGCATGCGAGCTTCAGCGCCTGGAGCATCGTCGGCGAGAGGTTGCCCTGCTGCGCCATGCGCGCGAGCGTGATGTCGCGCTTCGCGAACTTGCGAATCGAAATCGACGGGCCGCGCATCGCAATGGGCGGCAGCACGACATTGACCCGGCTGCCGTCGGCGAGCCGCGCATCGACCATCGGGCTGCTTTCGTCGACCCGCCGGCCCACGGCGGCCGCGATCCGCTGCGCGACGCCGATGACGTGCGCATCGTCGCGAAACTTCAGCGACGTGAGCTCGAGGCGTCCGCTGCGCTCGACGTAGACCTGATCGGGGCCGTTCACCAGAATGTCGGTGACGGCGTCGTCCGCGAGCAGCGGCTCGATCGGCCCGACGCCGAACATGTCGTTCAGGATCGCGTCGACGATCAGCACCTGTTCGCCCGCGGTGATTTTCAGTTGCTCGCGCTCGGCCGTATGCGCGGCGACCTGTTCGATTCCCGCGCGCACCTCGTCGCGCGTCTTCATGAGCGCGGCGGACATGTTCATCGACGCGAACACCGCCGAGCGGATCACATCGAACTTGCCGGATCGAATCAACGCTTCGTGGCTGTCGGCGGCGGGCGCCGGAACGCGAACGGCGGGCTGCGCCGCAGCCGGCTTCTCGGGCGGCGTCGGCCGGGCGGGTTCGCTATTTCGCGTGCCGAACGTCACGTTCCTCTCCTCCACTTCACGAACCGCGCATACCACGCCTCGGCGACAGACATCGGCTCGCCGGTGATGCCGTCCGCGAGCCGGCGGATTTCGTGCAGGAAGCCGACGCGTTTCGCATCGCCGACGGGTTCGGCGAGATTCTCCGCGACAGCGAGCGTCTGAGGTTCGTGCGGCAGCTCGCGCACGTTGATCCGTTCGAACGCCTGCGCGAATTCGGCGGGCTGAACGCGGCCGGCCACCGGTTCGAGCGGATTGTTCAGGAGTACCGACACGCTCCGCTCGCCGGGCAGTTGCTGCGCGAAGCGCACGAGGCGGGCGCATTCGTACGCGGCGTGAACCGAGCGATCCGCGACGATGTAGACGAGATCCGACGCGAGCAGCGCGTCCTCGATCAGCTCGCTAGCCTGAACCGGAACGTCGAGCAGCACGTAGTGGTACTTGCCCTTCAGCGTGTCGACGAGATCCGCGATGGCGCCCGCGCGCACCGGCGCAGCCGCTGCGTACGGCAGCTCGGCTGACAAAATGCTCAGCCGGTCGCCCTTCGCGACGGACATGCGCTCGATGAACGCTTCATCGGGACGTTGCTCCATTTGCAGCAGCTCGGTCAGCCCGTTGTTGCTGCTGAGGCCGAGCAGCGAATTGGCCGCGCCGCCGTGCAGGTTCAGATCGACATAGGCGACCCGGCGCAGCTTCTCGTCCGACAGGCAGCGGGCGAGGCAAACCGCGATCGTGGTCGTGCCCACGCCGCCGCGCGCGCCGACGAAGCTGACCGTCTTGCCGGTGCGGACCTGCGCGATGGCCTCGTCGGTCGTCAGCGCGCGCCGCAACAGTTCGACCGTGATCGGCTTGACGAGATAATCGTGCACGCCGATCCCGAGCAGATTGCGAAACAAGCCGACGTCGTTTCGCGTGCCGATCGCCACGACGCGAACCGACGGATCGCACATCTTCGCCAGGCGCATCAGATCGGAAACGGGCATCGCGCAATCCGATATGTCGACGACGAGTTGGCGCGGCGAGCGCTCGCTCTGCTGCAGCAGCCTGATCGCATCGTCGAATTGCCCGATCTGCAGATGCATCCGCGTGATGGCCAGATCCTGCGCGAAGCGGCGGATGACATCCTCGCTTCCCGGATCGGACACGACTGCGACGAAGTCCACCGTCCTCGCGGCGGCGGTGCGTTTGAAGGGGCGACGTTCCAGGACTTTCATGTGCGTGGGATCGGCATTCGATCGGAGTCAGTGAGCAATCGTCGTCGTGTTCGATCTTGCGGACGTGGGCTGCTTCACGCGGTCCTCCATGAACCGGCGAACGGCGTCGGCCGCGAACGCCGCGTCCGCGCCGGCGTAGGGCACGGGCGCGACGAGATCCTCGGGCCGCGCCAGCATCGCGGCAAGATTCCTGTACGTCGCGCATCCGAACGCGACGCTCGGCCGCCGGTATCCCGCGTCGACGAAATGCGACGGCTCCGCCAACCGGCCGCAGTCGGGCGGCACCGCGCGCACGCCGTCGAAGCCGATCGCCGACGCATCCGGCAGATCGAGCGGCGGCGGCGCCGACAGACAGCTCGCCAGCGCCAGCGGCGTCAGCGCGAAGGCGATCGTTCGAACGCGCATCGTGGCCTCCCGACAGTCAATAGACAAAGCCCGCCGCGCCGACGAGCCGCGGCGTGTCGCCCGTCAACAAATCCAGCCCCAGATTGCGCTGGAGCGCGAACTCGAGATCGCTGCTCGGCCGCGTGACGCTGTCGATCGCGTGCTCGAGCTGGCCGGGGCCGGCCGGCTGAACGATGTACGGCGTGACGATCACGACGACCTCGGATTTGTTGTCCTGAAAACTCTTCGACGAAAACAGCCGGCCAATCACGGGCAAGCGCCCGAGCCCCGGCAGTTGAGAGACGATGTCGCTCGTCTCGCTCTGCAACAGGCCGCCGATCGCGAAGCTCTGCCCGCTCGACAGCTCGACCGTCGTCTCGACGCGCCGCACGGTAAGCGCCGGCACCCGGACGCCGCCCGTCGTCACGCTGTTCGCCGGATCGATCTCGCTGACTTCCGGCCGCACCTTCAAGCTGATCCGGTTGTCGGCCAGGACGGTCGGCGTGAAGTCGAGCGACACGCCGAACGGCTTGAATTCGATCGTGATCGCGCCCGTGTTGTTTTGCGCGATGGGAATCGGTATCTCGCCGCCGGCGAGAAAGCTCGCCGTCTCGCCGGACATCGCGGTGAGGTTGGGCTCGGCCAGCATCGTGATCAGCCCTTCCTGATCGAGCGCGTCGAGCACGACGTCGATCGACCATCGCGACGTATGGAAGCCGCCGCGAACGGAGAACGTGCCCGTCGGCGAAAGATTGAACTGGTTGGTCGTCGGGTCGAACAGCGTGCGCCCGTTGAACAGGCCGCCGACGAAATTGCCGACGTTGCCGAGCGAGCTCCAGTTGATGCCGAGCTGCTGCGTGATGTTGCGATCGACCTCCGTCACCCTCACCCGCAAGTTCACCTGGACGGGCCGGGACAGGGTCAGCCTGTTGACGATTTTCTCCTTGTCGCGCAGGTAGGGCGTGAGCGATTGCATCACGGCGTCCGCGTCCGCCGCGCTGGGTACGCGGCCGCTCACCATCAGCGACCCGGGCGCGCCGGTCACGGTCACGCCCAGTTGCGGGAACCGGGTGTCGAGCACGCGCTGCAGCGATTGCGTATCGACCTGGACCACGATCGTCTTGCGCAGAATCGTCCGGTTGTTCGCGCCGAGCGCGATCAGCGTCGTGGTGCCGGCCTTCTTGCCGAGCACGAACACGGTGCGCGGCGTCGGCACCTGAACGTCGGCGATGGCCGGGTCCGCGACGAACATCGCGACGGCCGGCTCCGGCAGCGACAGCATCTCGCCCTTGCCGCTCGCGACGATCAGCGTCGAACCCGAATCCTGCGCGAACGCGCCGAGCGCGCACGCGATCCCGAATCCGGCGATTCCCAGCCGACAGCAGCAAGCGAGCGAGCGGACTATGCGCAACATTCGTGTCCCCGTCAGAAGCCGAACGGCGATTGAGTGAAATCCAAACGGTCACTGCGTCGTCGCCCGAGGCGGCGTCGCCCCCTCGGCCACCCCGCCGCTGCTCGCCAATCCCGGCGGCAGCGGCGGCAAGCCGGGCGTGCCGGTATTTCCGGCCGGCGCGCTGTCGGCGATGCTCGAACCGCGATAGATGACCACCGACTGCAACGGCAACTGCTGCCGGGCGAAGTCTCGCGACGAAGCCTGCGAGCGCGCCGAATCGCGAAACGCGCGCGACACGTCGCCCGCCCAGACGGGCGGCGTATCGGACTCCATCTCCTCGCCGCCCGCCGGATGACGGCGGTCGCTCGTCGCGAAGCTGCGCAGCGCGAGCGACAACGCGCCGAGACGCGTCGCGACCGATACCACCTGCGCCGTGCGCGGACTGACTTCGAGCGTCACCGTTCGCGCCCGCGCGGTCGACTCGGCCGCGTTGGACGCCTTCGGCCGCTGGAACTCGGAACCCACCGCGAGCACGCGGATGCGGGTGACGACCGTTTCCGACTCGATCGCGCGCTCGAGCGGAACGGACGCCGCGGCGTTGCCTCCGATCTGCTGGGTCAGGAGCACGTCCACGTAGTCACCCGGCTGGATCAGGCCGGCGTTGCCGGAGACGTCGTCGATCGGGACCGAGATCGCACGCATGCCCGGCTTGAGCGCGGCGGCGAGAAAATCGGGCGCGCCTGCCGGTATGACGTTGTCGACGCGAAGCGGCGTACCTGCACTGACCCGGCTGCGCAGCAACGCGCCTTTGAGATCGGCGCCGGGTTGCGTCTCGACGAACGCGCCGGCCGGAATCTGGGTGCGC comes from Burkholderia savannae and encodes:
- a CDS encoding CpaF family protein, translating into MTFGTRNSEPARPTPPEKPAAAQPAVRVPAPAADSHEALIRSGKFDVIRSAVFASMNMSAALMKTRDEVRAGIEQVAAHTAEREQLKITAGEQVLIVDAILNDMFGVGPIEPLLADDAVTDILVNGPDQVYVERSGRLELTSLKFRDDAHVIGVAQRIAAAVGRRVDESSPMVDARLADGSRVNVVLPPIAMRGPSISIRKFAKRDITLARMAQQGNLSPTMLQALKLACACRLNVVISGGTGSGKTTLLNAMSQHIEEHERIVTIEDAAELQLLQPHVVSLETRPENTEGLGEISQRDLVRNALRMRPDRIILGEIRGPEAFDVLQAMNTGHDGSMTTIHANSPRDAINRLESMVMMANANLQLLSIRRQIVSAVHLIIQIERMRDGVRRVTKVTEIVGMEGEVVITQDLFLFRQDADTSRETVKGGFETTSLRPAFAARAAYFGLESSLDEVFRS
- a CDS encoding type II and III secretion system protein family protein, whose protein sequence is MLRIVRSLACCCRLGIAGFGIACALGAFAQDSGSTLIVASGKGEMLSLPEPAVAMFVADPAIADVQVPTPRTVFVLGKKAGTTTLIALGANNRTILRKTIVVQVDTQSLQRVLDTRFPQLGVTVTGAPGSLMVSGRVPSAADADAVMQSLTPYLRDKEKIVNRLTLSRPVQVNLRVRVTEVDRNITQQLGINWSSLGNVGNFVGGLFNGRTLFDPTTNQFNLSPTGTFSVRGGFHTSRWSIDVVLDALDQEGLITMLAEPNLTAMSGETASFLAGGEIPIPIAQNNTGAITIEFKPFGVSLDFTPTVLADNRISLKVRPEVSEIDPANSVTTGGVRVPALTVRRVETTVELSSGQSFAIGGLLQSETSDIVSQLPGLGRLPVIGRLFSSKSFQDNKSEVVVIVTPYIVQPAGPGQLEHAIDSVTRPSSDLEFALQRNLGLDLLTGDTPRLVGAAGFVY
- a CDS encoding type II secretion system F family protein, encoding MTAFPGISAWFLLSRGFALLLVLGCVAVALADPGARTRARIAERVRRATGQAGATSGMTMFQAGDLRQGLSRRLAQLGERLPEFDPMQRVKLGRQLTRAGLRDRRAVSSMIGIKLSSGLLFAGAALLLSPFIPRFGAYVVIRLLAMTGAFVVGLIVPEYVLAALIARRRRKIAACLPDALDLLVVCTMAGNSLVTSIKRVALELVRICPPLADELSVCADEMTIGEGSAVVLVNFAARVDLPSARSLAATLIQSQQYGTPITQALRTLSRAERAEQLFALEEKAAKLAPKITLPMMVFILPTVALIAGGPAVIRLLTIFK
- a CDS encoding TadE/TadG family type IV pilus assembly protein, whose protein sequence is MTRRARFAGGQRGVVSLEFVLMLPFLLMVLLGIIDVSFVLCDKAVITNASREAARAGVVLHVPQLTSAQISSVALAYAQNSLITGGTPSPPTITVSQPSGTSSGSPLSVTVSYTYTGLVLGSAFSALTGPVTITATTVMNYE
- a CDS encoding type II secretion system F family protein: MTANVFAVCAFFVIVAIGLALMSLRDRVRNSPQRLISERLHRIVPADAGGAALARAESGTALLNLEQRRGRLRSWLQQYVQRVRTVAGSGGLRIVGASAVAGVIAAASVIAFFDPPGAMRPFIYLGLPLLAVRLSYRALISRFRTRFLEAFPDTIDLIVRSARAGIPVTQAISTAGEAAAEPVRSTFRVMGDRLRLGVELKDVLSQAAGRLLIADFSLFAVYLLLQRETGGSLGETLDELSAIIRTRRDIRLKSRALTAEGRITTNIISAMPFVIIGVLYIVNRAYVELLFETDAGHTMLTTAAVMLAIGLVLIRKLSKLDTSR
- a CDS encoding CpaD family pilus assembly lipoprotein, which produces MRVRTIAFALTPLALASCLSAPPPLDLPDASAIGFDGVRAVPPDCGRLAEPSHFVDAGYRRPSVAFGCATYRNLAAMLARPEDLVAPVPYAGADAAFAADAVRRFMEDRVKQPTSARSNTTTIAH
- a CDS encoding tetratricopeptide repeat protein; amino-acid sequence: MRHSILQTAWLAIALPIVFAGCTQPGFQPRPALSHRIDDPAADLRIADSALSGGNVDLAATLYEKVLDAHPDSLAARLGLGDVYYRSGNLERARVLYSQAAEQAPAQLGARLGLARVALRQRRLDDALRLYRALLAEQPGNPLVAEGLGTALDMDGRHADAQAVYRNALLAHPDEQGLRINLGLSLVLSNRSREGVNVLLDVAGLPDAPWQARQSLAFAYGVLGNADSAKRILSSELPPSAVADNLRVYRAVRAKFASRDLPEAPPSASDVRPGAAHSGPRAKK
- the cpaB gene encoding Flp pilus assembly protein CpaB → MPKSIRMAALLIAAGIGAFVLRGLYVAASVQKAAEPAPLERVRVAAADLPEGLLLRDNDLAWQSMPRTQIPAGAFVETQPGADLKGALLRSRVSAGTPLRVDNVIPAGAPDFLAAALKPGMRAISVPIDDVSGNAGLIQPGDYVDVLLTQQIGGNAAASVPLERAIESETVVTRIRVLAVGSEFQRPKASNAAESTARARTVTLEVSPRTAQVVSVATRLGALSLALRSFATSDRRHPAGGEEMESDTPPVWAGDVSRAFRDSARSQASSRDFARQQLPLQSVVIYRGSSIADSAPAGNTGTPGLPPLPPGLASSGGVAEGATPPRATTQ
- a CDS encoding AAA family ATPase; this translates as MKVLERRPFKRTAAARTVDFVAVVSDPGSEDVIRRFAQDLAITRMHLQIGQFDDAIRLLQQSERSPRQLVVDISDCAMPVSDLMRLAKMCDPSVRVVAIGTRNDVGLFRNLLGIGVHDYLVKPITVELLRRALTTDEAIAQVRTGKTVSFVGARGGVGTTTIAVCLARCLSDEKLRRVAYVDLNLHGGAANSLLGLSSNNGLTELLQMEQRPDEAFIERMSVAKGDRLSILSAELPYAAAAPVRAGAIADLVDTLKGKYHYVLLDVPVQASELIEDALLASDLVYIVADRSVHAAYECARLVRFAQQLPGERSVSVLLNNPLEPVAGRVQPAEFAQAFERINVRELPHEPQTLAVAENLAEPVGDAKRVGFLHEIRRLADGITGEPMSVAEAWYARFVKWRRGT